The following coding sequences are from one Macaca mulatta isolate MMU2019108-1 chromosome 7, T2T-MMU8v2.0, whole genome shotgun sequence window:
- the LOC144329795 gene encoding uncharacterized protein LOC144329795, with protein sequence MPLKLLPLRRLDERGALGSEWEDAHVSIPLRVQIRSHTPGRVIPEGRAGLSARAGAGCVWRRQSALSRSRRAHAARLSVPPAGSAFTPQICAPWWEHCSPWSAFQTPGVYWRRPAQEAGPRARRRATGWSRRSWQPHGSTCCRVEARPPEKAERGADLCSPRRPAGQGRGCQEAREQSRRSGAERALPGSLSAQRMRSVGARREVGARGRRSVQPLSPCAHPGPAPSLSPSSRFGDSGGHRLSATPRPQLGRTTVGLPGEAPTKPAD encoded by the exons ATGCCCCTAAAGCTCTTGCCCCTCAGAAGGCTAGATGAAAGAGGGGCATTGGGGAGTGA GTGGGAAGATGCCCACGTATCCATTCCTCTCCGCGTGCAGATTCGCTCCCACACGCCCGGGCGGGTGATTCCGGAGGGCCGCGCGGGGCTGTCTGCGCGGGCGGGGGCGGGATGTGTCTGGAGGAGGCAGAGCGCCCTCTCCCGGTCCCGGAGGGCCCACGCGGCCCGGTTGAGCGTCCCACCAGCCGGTTCTGCATTCACTCCCCAGATCTGCGCGCCCTGGTGGGAGCACTGCAGCCCCTGGTCGGCCTTCCAAACGCCAGGCGTCTACTGGCGGAGACCAGCGCAGGAGGCGGGCCCGCGCGCAAGGAGGCGGGCGACAGGGTGGAGTCGCCGCAGCTGGCAGCCGCACGGCTCCACCTGTTGCCGCGTCGAAGCGCGCCCGCCTGAGAAGGCAGAGCGCGGTGCGGACCTGTGCTCCCCGCGCCGGCCGGCAGGGCAGGGCCGCGGCTGCCAGGAGGCCCGGGAACAGTCCCGACGGAGCGGCGCGGAGAGGGCGCTCCCCGGAAG CCTGTCCGCGCAACGGATGCGCAGCGTTGGGGCCCGGCGGGAGGTCGGAGCCCGCGGACGCCGCTCAGTACAACCCCTCTCTCCTTGCGCCCACCCTGGACCCGCTCCATCCCTAAGCCCCAGCAGCCGATTCGGTGACTCGGGAGGCCACAGGCTCAGCGCGACACCACGACCACAACTAGGACGCACCACCGTCGGTCTACCTGGGGAGGCACCTACAAAGCCAGCAGACTGA